A genomic window from Gossypium hirsutum isolate 1008001.06 chromosome D10, Gossypium_hirsutum_v2.1, whole genome shotgun sequence includes:
- the LOC107914262 gene encoding 60S ribosomal protein L8-3: MGRVIRAQRKGAGSVFKAHTHHRKGPARFRSLDFGERNGYLKGVVTDVIHDPGRGAPLARVVFRHPFRYKKQKELFVAAEGMYTGQFVYCGKKATLVVGNVLPLRSIPEGAVVCNVEHHVGDRGVFARASGDYAIVISHNPDNDTTRIKLPSGSKKIVPSGCRAMIGQVAGGGRTEKPLLKAGNAFHKYRVKRNCWPKVRGVAMNPVEHPHGGGNHQHIGHASTVRRDAPPGQKVGLIAARRTGRLRGQAAATAAKADKA; encoded by the exons ATGGGTCGAGTCATCCGAGCTCAACGTAAGGGTGCTGGTTCCGTCTTCAAGGCCCACACCCACCACCGCAAGGGTCCTGCTCGTTTCCGCAGCCTCGACTTCGGTGAACGAAATGGCTACCTCAAGGGTGTTGTCACCGATGTCATCCACGACCCTGGCCGTGGCGCTCCTTTGGCCCGTGTCGTCTTCCGTCACCCTTTCCGTTACAAGAAGCAGAAGGAGCTTTTCGTTGCCGCCGAGGGTATGTACACTGGACAGTTCGTCTATTGTGGTAAGAAGGCTACTCTTGTGGTCGGAAATGTATTGCCTCTTAGATCTATCCCTGAAGGAGCTGTCGTTTGCAACGTCGAGCATCATGTCGGTGATCGTGGGGTTTTCGCTAGGGCTTCTGGTGATTACGCTATTGTTATTAGTCACAACCCTGATAACGACACCACCAG GATCAAGCTTCCATCTGGTTCGAAGAAGATTGTTCCAAGTGGTTGTCGTGCCATGATTGGGCAGGTTGCTGGAGGTGGTAGGACTGAGAAACCTCTGCTTAAGGCTGGTAATGCTTTCCACAAGTATAGAGTGAAGAGGAACTGCTGGCCTAAGGTTCGTGGTGTGGCTATGAACCCAGTTGAGCATCCCCACGGAGGTGGTAACCATCAACACATTGGTCATGCTAGTACAGTTAGACGTGATGCTCCACCTGGACAAAAGGTTGGTCTTATTGCTGCAAGGAGGACTGGTAGGCTCAGAGGACAAGCTGCTGCCACTGCTGCCAAGGCCGATAAGGCATAA